In Polyodon spathula isolate WHYD16114869_AA chromosome 47, ASM1765450v1, whole genome shotgun sequence, a single window of DNA contains:
- the kcnk7 gene encoding potassium channel, subfamily K, member 7, giving the protein MAVEFLETVRKFCRSRAFWILVASYIGYVTLGSVVLMALELPREAELREQLRSLRVSFLDSNPCVQSDLLESFVEKVLFAKKYGVSALDERSLECNYDFTSSLFFVSAFLTTTGYGETVPISDGGKLFCIFYCMLGVPLTLLVFACMVQRLMVFVTRRPVRYVHTRWGYEAGTVALVHALLLGALMITFFFIIPAAIYTAMEGDWSFLESLYFCFISLSTIGLGDYIPGKTRSQAVRQAYEFGTSCYLILGLIGMLLVLETFWELPGIQRFVKIFRSPWETQESKLTVLPMDESMTGGELSAPAPWEEKNQGEPFYTLSSGSYMPDKH; this is encoded by the exons ATGGCGGTCGAATTCCTGGAGACGGTTCGGAAGTTCTGCCGATCCAGGGCGTTTTGGATCCTGGTGGCGAGTTATATCGGGTATGTAACGCTGGGCTCGGTGGTTTTGATGGCGCTGGAGCTGCCCCGGGAAGCGGAGCTGCGGGAGCAGCTGAGATCGCTGCGGGTCAGCTTTCTGGACTCGAACCCGTGCGTACAGAGCGACTTGCTGGAGTCCTTTGTGGAAAAAGTTCTGTTCGCCAAGAAATACGGAGTCTCGGCACTGGACGAGAGGAGTCTCGAATGCAATTATGATTTCACCTCGTCGTTGTTTTTCGTCAGTGCATTCCTCACCACCACAG GTTACGGTGAGACTGTGCCGATCTCCGATGGAGGGAAGCTCTTCTGTATTTTCTACTGCATGCTGGGAGTGCCCCTCACTCTGCTGGTCTTCGCCTGCATGGTTCAGAGGCTCATGGTGTTCGTGACGCGCAGGCCGGTGCGCTACGTGCACACGCGCTGGGGTTACGAGGCCGGCACGGTGGCGCTGGTGCACGCCCTCCTCTTGGGGGCGCTCATGATCACGTTCTTCTTCATCATCCCTGCTGCGATCTACACTGCCATGGAGGGAGACTGGAGCTTCCTGGAGTCGCTGTACTTCTGCTTCATCTCTCTGAGCACCATCGGGCTGGGGGACTACATCCCGGGCAAGACCAGGAGCCAGGCCGTGCGGCAGGCCTACGAGTTCGGGACCTCCT GTTACCTGATCTTGGGACTCATCGGGATGCTGCTGGTCCTGGAGACGTTCTGGGAGTTGCCGGGGATCCAGCGCTTTGTGAAGATCTTCCGCAGCCCCTGGGAAACGCAGGAGAGCAAGCTAACCGTGCTGCCCATGGACGAGAGCATGACTGGGGGAGAGCTCTCTGCACCAGCCCCCTGGGAGGAAAAGAACCAGGGAGAGCCTTTCTATACACTGTCCTCTGGCAGCTACATGCCAGACAAGCACTGA